Genomic DNA from Xiphophorus couchianus chromosome 12, X_couchianus-1.0, whole genome shotgun sequence:
CACCTGTTAATGTGATGTTCTCCTGCTTTCCAGGTCTTAGAAGAAATGCCCTGGCAGCAATCCATCATGAGCTGAACAGGCTGGCGGGTCCAGGCCCCAGCAACTGGATCAGTCAAGTCCGCAGACGAAGCTCTCTCCTCAGTGAGtcgttggggtttttttgcctgttttattttacctttttttaccAGGTAAATCTTGGTGATAAATGGTGTGTTATTTTCAAGAGAGACCTGTTTTAAATAACCATACAAGAGAATATTGATACATATTGTCAGGAATGTGGTATAACATTTTGGACCCTTTGTTGTAGCTACGTTGTTCAGTCCAAATTCTCACTATATTAATTTCTCTCCCACATATTTCCCCCATGATATTAGATAAAGATAaccatatttaatttatgtgtgGAGAAAATGCCCAATTGTTACCCTAACGAGACCCTACAGCAATATTTGATGCATCTTTTACTTgtatttgctgaaaatgtagaTGATTAGATTGTCAAGATCATTGTTGGGAATGTGAAAAACATCAGGGTGAGCACCTAGGGGCATTACAGTCTCTGAGATTTCTAGTTGTTGCACTGAATTTACAAAGCGACAACACATGTCATCCCAGACCTGTGGAGTTGGAGTTAACACATGCTTTCTGCTTAAGGCTCTCGGATTCGGGAGGAGGAAGTGTACAACGAGGAAGAAATGTCCTATGTGAAGCAAGGAGAGGATGCACTGCAGAAAGCCATCAGCATCCTCAGCGAACAGGACGGCTGGACGGTGGAAACTGTAGCTGTGAGTACAATGCAGAAGCCAAGCTTTCACTGAAGTTTGAATTAACTTTGGGTGTAATGGAGACAACTCTCGGACAGAAGCAATCCATCTTATTTGGCGAGGGAGATGACTGCTGGATCTCTTCCAACATTTCTGCAGGCAAACGGAGACAAGGTTCTGAGCAAGGTCTTGCCAGACATTGGGAAGGTGTTCAAACTGGAAGTGGTGATGGAGCAACATCCCGACAACCTGTACGAAGAGCTGGTGGAAAAAATGGAGCAAATGGGAGACTGGAACCCCAACGTCAAACAAGTCAAAGTAAGACGGAAATTTTTTACTGGGGATGACTCCAGAAACAGTGTACAGGTCTTAAACTCCGTTGGTTTGGTGACACTTTAAACCGGGATGTCCCAGATTCTTCAAAAGATCGGACAGGACACCATGGTGACCCATGAAGTGTCAGCAGAGACACCAGGCAACGTGGTGGGACCCAGGGACTTTGTGAGCGTCCGCTGTGCCAAACGTCGAGGCTCCACCTGCTTCCTAGCTGGAATGTCCACTCAGCATCCAAAAATGCCAGAGCAGAAAGGTGTAATCAGGTAAACGAATGAGGTGGATCATCTACCTGGTGTACTGACACAGCATTCAAACATTGTCGTTCAGATTTGTTCAAATCAGGTCTAATTTGTGACATCTTGCAGAGCCGAGAATGGGCCTACCTGTATAGTGATGAGGCCTTGTGCTGAAGACCCAAGTAAGACTAAGTTCACCTGGCTGCTGAGTCTAGATCTAAAGGTACATCAGAATACTT
This window encodes:
- the star gene encoding steroidogenic acute regulatory protein, mitochondrial; its protein translation is MLPATFKLCAGISYRHMRNMTGLRRNALAAIHHELNRLAGPGPSNWISQVRRRSSLLSSRIREEEVYNEEEMSYVKQGEDALQKAISILSEQDGWTVETVAANGDKVLSKVLPDIGKVFKLEVVMEQHPDNLYEELVEKMEQMGDWNPNVKQVKILQKIGQDTMVTHEVSAETPGNVVGPRDFVSVRCAKRRGSTCFLAGMSTQHPKMPEQKGVIRAENGPTCIVMRPCAEDPSKTKFTWLLSLDLKGWIPKTIINKVLSQTQVDFASHLRNRMANNVSMEMAHAC